A genomic stretch from Telmatocola sphagniphila includes:
- a CDS encoding pyridoxal phosphate-dependent decarboxylase family protein codes for MAVVFETEGLSLLQEALEAMGQGFQTLPEVGNALDSDGVRSILLSVAGRMQENYPYFHPLYVGQMLKPPHPVARLAYALAMFINPNNHALDGGRASSEMEKEAVAQIAAMFGWSSSLGHLTSGGTMANFEALWIARELAPGKAVAASAQAHYTHSRLSAVLGVPFRKIASDERGRMDIGDLREQLQTGEIGTVVATLGTTAAGTIDPLPEILELRNEFPFRLHVDSAYGGYFTLASNLGSHARAAYDAIANVDSIVIDPHKHGLQPYGCGCVLFREASVGRFYKHDSPYTYFTSEELHLGEISLECSRAGASAVALWATMKLLPLDRNGSFARSLEKCREGALQLHDQLQAGKRFVPLFQPELDILVWGVRAHTASESSRLAREVFTEAEKSQLYLALATFPRKMVEPAGVVSNWDREDLVCLRACVMKPEHLDWMPEILKRLEASL; via the coding sequence ATGGGCCAGGGATTCCAGACTCTTCCGGAAGTCGGGAATGCACTAGACTCCGATGGCGTCCGTTCCATCCTTCTTTCCGTAGCCGGCCGGATGCAGGAAAATTATCCCTACTTCCATCCGCTTTATGTGGGGCAGATGCTGAAGCCGCCGCACCCCGTCGCTAGGCTGGCCTATGCCCTGGCTATGTTCATCAATCCTAATAATCATGCTCTGGATGGCGGCCGAGCCAGTTCGGAGATGGAAAAAGAGGCGGTAGCTCAAATCGCCGCGATGTTCGGATGGTCCAGTTCTCTGGGGCATTTGACCAGTGGCGGCACCATGGCGAATTTCGAAGCCCTCTGGATCGCTCGCGAATTGGCTCCCGGAAAAGCGGTCGCGGCCTCCGCACAGGCGCACTACACCCACTCGCGACTCTCCGCGGTACTGGGGGTGCCCTTTCGCAAAATTGCCTCGGACGAACGAGGTCGGATGGATATTGGCGATCTCCGCGAACAGCTGCAAACAGGTGAGATCGGCACCGTGGTGGCCACTTTGGGGACCACGGCCGCAGGAACGATCGACCCGTTACCGGAAATTCTGGAACTGCGCAACGAATTTCCGTTCCGTCTCCACGTGGATTCCGCTTACGGGGGTTACTTTACTCTCGCGAGCAACCTGGGTTCCCACGCTCGGGCCGCCTACGATGCGATAGCCAACGTCGATTCGATTGTAATCGATCCGCATAAGCACGGCCTGCAACCTTACGGCTGCGGTTGCGTGCTGTTTCGAGAGGCGAGTGTCGGCAGGTTCTACAAACACGACTCCCCGTACACATACTTCACCTCTGAGGAGTTGCACCTTGGAGAAATCTCCCTGGAGTGTTCCCGGGCCGGTGCCTCGGCTGTCGCGCTCTGGGCGACGATGAAGTTGCTCCCTCTGGATCGAAATGGTTCCTTTGCCCGGAGCCTCGAAAAATGCCGGGAGGGAGCTTTGCAGCTTCACGATCAACTGCAAGCCGGTAAGCGGTTTGTGCCGTTATTCCAACCGGAACTCGACATTTTAGTCTGGGGTGTCCGAGCGCATACGGCCAGTGAGTCTTCCCGACTAGCACGAGAAGTTTTTACCGAGGCCGAAAAATCCCAACTCTATCTGGCCCTGGCGACTTTTCCCCGAAAGATGGTTGAACCGGCGGGAGTCGTGTCGAATTGGGATCGCGAGGATCTGGTTTGCTTGCGGGCCTGCGTCATGAAACCCGAACATCTGGACTGGATGCCTGAAATATTGAAGCGACTGGAAGCCTCTCTTTAA
- a CDS encoding YciI-like protein gives MHYLLFYDVVENYTEARIPFRTLHLEHARAAVARGELLLGGALAEPADGAVLLFQTENPQLLEDFAKSDPYVINKVVTGWRIRKWMTVVGENAAVQP, from the coding sequence ATGCACTATCTGCTCTTCTACGACGTGGTGGAGAATTACACCGAAGCTCGAATTCCTTTTCGCACTCTCCATCTGGAACATGCTCGAGCGGCAGTAGCCCGCGGCGAACTGCTTCTCGGAGGGGCCTTGGCCGAACCGGCGGATGGAGCGGTGTTGTTGTTCCAGACCGAAAATCCTCAGCTGCTGGAGGATTTTGCAAAATCCGATCCGTACGTGATCAATAAAGTTGTGACGGGTTGGCGGATCCGAAAATGGATGACGGTGGTGGGCGAAAATGCGGCTGTCCAACCTTGA